TTAAAAGAGATTACAAAAAAGTATGTTGAACATATTAAAAAGGAAGACGAACAATTAATTACGCAATTGAGTAATTATTTAAGTCCCTCGCGTCTGGTAACCCTTGATTATGAATTGTTGCTTTTTAATCAAACTACAACCAGACATATTTTCAGAGACTTAATTGCCGAACGTTACAGGAATAACTATTAAAAATTTTATCAATTTCACTTCTTCCGGTTAGTCATTTTTCCCCAGAGTAGAATAATGTCAGCAAATGCAGGAAAAAAGCACTAATAACTATTGATGTAAACCGGGAAAATGTAAGTATCAAAGAAAAAGAAAAAGGAAAGTTGAAAGGAGAAAAAAATGCAAGATATTAAGCAAGAATTGATTGATATGTTAAATAAAGCCCTGGAATTGGAACACGCGGCGAGGATACAGTATTTGGCCCACGCGGAAACGATAACAGGTTTGAATTCCGAACCTCTCAGAGCAAGGATTAAGGAAATAGCCGGCGATGAGGCAAATCATGAAGAAAAATTCAGAACATTGATTGGCGACTATCTGAACGGAGTCCCCGTAATGAGTCTGGCACCCACTAAAACAGCGAGAGGTATTGATAATATTATTGAAATCAATATTGAAGGCGAGAAGAGTGCTGTTGATTTTTATAAACAGATTTATAAAAAAGTTACTGATCACAAAGAAGAACTTGTTTATACATTTGAAACACTGGAGCATACAATTCGGCATATTATTATTGAAGAAGAAGAACATATAGTTGAGCTGGAACAATTAATCGAAGAATAAGGAGGTAATTTTTTATGGTCGCTTTTAAACATTTAACCCAGACAGCTGATTGGAATGTGGAAAAACATGTTCCTGTTATTGAGTTGAAACAGCACTACAAAAAAGGAGAAGTTATTGAAGTTATGGTAGCTGTGGGAAAAGAGCTGGCTCATCCTAACACTACAGAGCATCATATTCGCTGGATAAGCCTATATTTTCAGCCCACCGGAGAAAAATTTCCGTATGAAATAGGCAGTGTAACCTTTAACGCTCATGGTGAATCGATAAATGGCCCTGATTCAAGCACGGTTTATACGCATCATGCAGTTAATTTTTTTATGAAAACTGAAAAGGGCGGTGTTTTATCGGCTTATTGTTACTGCAATATCCATGGAATCT
This genomic window from Candidatus Margulisiibacteriota bacterium contains:
- a CDS encoding ferritin-like domain-containing protein — translated: MQDIKQELIDMLNKALELEHAARIQYLAHAETITGLNSEPLRARIKEIAGDEANHEEKFRTLIGDYLNGVPVMSLAPTKTARGIDNIIEINIEGEKSAVDFYKQIYKKVTDHKEELVYTFETLEHTIRHIIIEEEEHIVELEQLIEE
- a CDS encoding class II SORL domain-containing protein: MVAFKHLTQTADWNVEKHVPVIELKQHYKKGEVIEVMVAVGKELAHPNTTEHHIRWISLYFQPTGEKFPYEIGSVTFNAHGESINGPDSSTVYTHHAVNFFMKTEKGGVLSAYCYCNIHGIWGSSLDLNVSL